One window of Marmota flaviventris isolate mMarFla1 chromosome 5, mMarFla1.hap1, whole genome shotgun sequence genomic DNA carries:
- the LOC114080817 gene encoding H2B.U histone 2, which yields MPEPSRSAPAPKKGSKKAITKAQKKDGKKRKRGRKESYSIYVYKVLKQVHPDTGISSKAMGIMNSFVNDIFERIASEASRLAHYNKRSTITSREVQTAVRLLLPGELAKHAVSEGTKAVTKYTSSK from the coding sequence ATGCCGGAGCCTTCTCGCTCGGCTCCGGCCCCCAAGAAGGGCTCCAAGAAAGCCATTACGAAGGCACAGAAGAAGGACGGCAAGAAGCGCAAGCGCGGCCGCAAGGAGAGCTACTCCATCTACGTGTACAAAGTGCTCAAGCAGGTGCACCCCGACACGGGCATCTCGTCCAAGGCCATGGGCATCATGAACTCGTTCGTCAACGACATCTTTGAGCGCATCGCCAGCGAGGCCTCCCGCCTGGCGCACTACAACAAGCGCTCGACCATCACGTCCCGCGAGGTGCAGACGGCCGTGCGCCTGCTGCTGCCCGGGGAGCTGGCCAAGCACGCTGTGTCGGAGGGCACCAAGGCCGTCACCAAGTACACCAGCTCCAAGTGA